In a single window of the Elaeis guineensis isolate ETL-2024a chromosome 4, EG11, whole genome shotgun sequence genome:
- the LOC105032364 gene encoding probable ascorbate-specific transmembrane electron transporter 1: MGRLVGVRALPFTYASHVLAAAAAVMVLVWNIHFRGGLAFESTNKNLIFNVHPVLMTIGFIIMGSEAIMSYKAFPGSHEVHKVVHLVLHAIALVLGAVGIYFAFKFHNESGIDNLYSLHSWVGLGTICLYGIQWIFGFVTFFFPGAAPNLRRDALPWHVFFGLFVYILALASAQLGFLEKLTFLQSTGLAKYGSEAFLVNFTALVVILLGVSVVISAMAPAHVEEPHSYSPISEN, encoded by the exons atggGAAGATTGGTGGGGGTGAGGGCGTTGCCGTTCACGTACGCGTCGCACGtgctggcggcggcggcggcggtgatGGTGCTCGTGTGGAACATCCATTTTCGGGGAGGGCTCGCCTTCGAGTCCACCAACAAAAATCTCATCTTTAAT gTTCATCCGGTTCTTATGACAATTGGATTTATTATCATGGGAAGTGAAG CTATAATGAGTTACAAAGCTTTTCCTGGGAGTCATGAAGTACATAAAGTGGTCCATTTGGTTCTGCATGCAATTGCTCTTGTACTTGGAGCTGTGGGAATCTATTTTGCATTCAAGTTTCATAATGAAAGTGGAATTGATAATTTGTACAGCCTGCATTCCTGGGTTGGGCTTGGTACAATCTGCTTATATGGCATTCAG tGGATTTTCGGTTTTGTCACCTTTTTCTTTCCTGGTGCCGCCCCAAATCTCAGACGTGATGCTCTTCCATGGCACGTATTTTTTGGGCTCTTTGTCTACATATTGGCCTTGGCCAGTGCACAATTAGGCTTTCTGGAGAAGCTCACTTTCCTACAGAGCACAGGCCTCGCCAAGTATGGTTCAGAAGCCTTTCTCGTAAATTTCACAGCTCTTGTTGTGATATTGTTGGGAGTATCTGTTGTGATATCTGCCATGGCTCCTGCCCACGTTGAAGAACCCCATAGTTATTCTCCAATATCAGAAAATTAG